One region of Drosophila subobscura isolate 14011-0131.10 chromosome J, UCBerk_Dsub_1.0, whole genome shotgun sequence genomic DNA includes:
- the LOC117893168 gene encoding uncharacterized protein LOC117893168, with amino-acid sequence MKSEALHKLLLAFCALLIACAWSQPLATPQQLEQQQQQPEPQPQTDRQLLLIENNVKAEDAQNYQITIPRKAKAGEPCLTITWKTNPDGSGPDYPRIYMADGYFRIVPPSMPTEQPQ; translated from the exons atgaaatCAGAGGCATTgcacaagctgctgctggcattctGTGCGCTGCTGATTGCCTGCGCGTGGAGCCAGCCAT TGGCAACGCCCcagcagttggagcagcagcaacaacagccggagccacagccacagacagatcGCCAACTCCTGCTCATCGAGAACAATGTGAAAGCGGAGGATGCACAGAACTACCAGATCACGATACCGAGGAAGGCCAAGGCGGGGGAACCCTGTCTAACCATCACCTGGAAGACCAACCCGGATGGCAGCGGACCAGACTATCCGCGAATCTACATGGCTGACGGCTACTTCAGGATAGTGCCACCCTCAATGCCCACAGAGCAACCGCAATAA